TGTCGCGGCTAGATCGGGGCGCTCGGCCTGCGGTGAAGACAGCCGAGGGAGAGGTGTCGTGTGACCGTGTGGTAATGGCTGGAAACGTTTATCTGGGAGAGTTCGGCGATCATCCCGCGCCGGAGATCGAGGCCCGCATCATGCCCGTGGGCACCTACATGATCGCGACGGAACCGCTTACCAGCGCGCGGGCGGACGCGCTGATGCCGGGCCGCGCCGCGGCGTCCGACAACAATCTGATACTCGATTACTTCCGGCTGAGCGCGGATCACCGTTTGCTGTTCGGTGCAGGCGAAACGTATGACGCCACCACACCGCGCAATCTGATCGACCGTATGCGCAGACGCATGACGGGCGTTTTTCCGCAACTCGCCGACGTGAACATCGAATATGCATGGGGCGGCTTTGTCGACGTCACGATGAACCGCGCGCCGGATCTCGGTCGTATCGGCGACAACCTCTACTATGTGCAAGGCTTCTCCGGACATGGGCTGGTGTTCGCGGGAATGGCCGGCAAGATTCTGGCGGACGCGATCGGCGGCGATGCGTCCCGCTTCGACGTATTCAGCCGCATCAGGCATCGACGGTTCCCGGGCGGCAAGAGGCTACGCACACAGGCTTTAGTTCTGGGCATGTGGTATTACAAGCTCCGTGAACTCATCTGACCGACGCTTGTGATGGGGCCGGTGCCCGCTGATGTTCGCGGGCAGCCGCCTCCGCTTATGTCCTCATACGTCCATCGGACCAAGCGGCATGTCTCCGGTGTCAGGCGCCGACCAGTATGGTCGCCGGTTGTAGTACTTATGCAACTCGGTTCCCCATGCTGGATCTGCCATGGACGGCCAATGATCCTTGTCGAACCCTGGGTCGTCCTTGATCCGTTGCGCGGTGATGTCGACACGGAAGCATTTTTCCGCCGCGTCGAGAGTGAGTGCATTCCACGGAATCGCGTGCAGCGTGTCGCCCATACCGAGGAAACCTCCTTCCGACAGGACGGCGTAGGCGACGCGACCACCCCGGACGTCGAGCATGATGTCGGAAATCTTGCCGACATGTTCGCCGTCGGTGGTGATTACCTTGTTGCCGTCCAGTGTGTCGGCGGACATCACATCCGGCCCCGGTCCTTCTCCTACGCCACCGCCAACTATCCGCGCGCCCGCTTCGCCGGTCGTTCGATGTGGATCAAGCCTGGTCATGATGTCCTCCCTCGTTTCTGATGGTATCAGCGGGGTCGCAACCGCCATGCCCGCCCAAACGAGCTAGTCGGCAGGTGAGTCGCAGCGGACCGTCGTGGCGTTGGTTCTTTCTACCGTCAGATTGATCGAGCGTTCCGTGGCAGGACGGGTACGGTGGCGCATGCCGGCTGGAACCGTGAGCATTTGGCCTCGCCGCAACTCGACCTGGCCGTCGTCGAAGTCAATGATCAATGTTCCGTCGATCGCGATGAACGTTTCGTCGGAGTCGGGATGGATATGCCAAAAATATGGCGCATTCATCACGCTAATATGGACGTCGTGATCATTGACGGTCGTCAGGACTTCATTTCGGTAACCGTCGCAAGCGGTATCTATCGTGGTGAGAAATTCGACTGGTTCGATCATCCATCTCTCCCTACTGGATCGGCGGCACGACGCCGAGTTTTTCGGCCAGCATTCTTTCGTAGACGCCGAAGTGCAGATCGACCTCTTCCTGCGTCACCACCGTCACGAAGACATTGATCTGGTCCAGCTGCAAACCCAACACCGTGGCGATCGCCGCTTCCAGCTGCGGCGCGCAAAGCCGATCGTCCGGGAAAGTGGTGCCGACAGAGATTTCGTAAGCCGATTCCTGCCGGAATACCACTTCGACCAGCCGCGCGCGGGCGCTCATATTGTTGTCGATCGCCAGCCGGATGACTTCGGCCGCCGAGCGCATCGTCTCGCTTGGAAAACCTTTCGTTGAGCGCAACCGGATTCGGTGCCGCCCAAGGGTGAGCCAGTCATGTTCGAATTCCATGAAGACCTCGCACGGTTCGTCGGAGTGTCGTAAAAATAGTGCTCACTGGGCCGAATTCAAGAACAAAATTTTGCGCTACCCACCTTGAAATTTTCTCCGTGCATACTATTCTAAATTCCGCTCAGGCAGTCGCGCCGGCCATGCGGCGCGCTGCGTGTTTCGATTTGTTTGCCGCAGCCCGGCAGACGGACTGGAGCGCGTAGGCCGGTTCGTTTCCGTGCTGCATCGAAGGAGGAAACGATCATGAGTGACCTTTACTTCGGAGCCGACCTGTTCAGTGAGTTCGACCGTCTGCAACGGCAGATGGCGAGCCTCTTCGGCGGCTTCCCTTCCAGTATCCGTTCTGGCCGCGCTGGCGCCTTCCCGCAGATCAACATCGGTTCGACCGACGACTCGATCGAGATCGTCGCGTTCGCGCCGGGAGTCGATCCGGCCACGCTCGACGTATCGCTCGACAAGGGGTTGCTGACCATCAGCGGCGAGCGCGCGAGCTCGCAACCGGAAACCCGCGGCGACGATGTGCGCACCTATGCGCAGGAGCGATTCGTGGGCACGTTCCGCCGCGTGGTCGAGCTCCCGCAAAACGCGGACCCTGGCAAGGTCAGCGCGCGGTACACCAATGGATGCCTGATGGTGAGCATCGGCAAAAGCGAGGCGTCAAAGCCGCGGGCGATCACCGTTCAGTGAGCGGCTGGCAGAACTACGGAGGACATCATGAACGACACGACTGAACTCGCCAGAAAGGACCAAACGGCGGTGGCCCAGCGCGACGGTGATGCGTCGCAACGCCGGATCACGTTGACACCGCCGGTAGACATCTTCGAGGACAGCCACGGCATCACGCTGTGGGCGGATCTTCCGGGCGTGACCAGGGAGCGGCTGGACGTCAAGGTCCACGATGGCAACCTGTACATCGAAGCAGAGGCGATGGTGCCGACACCGGCGGAACTGCGTCTGCAGCATGCGGAGATCCGTCAGCCTCACTTCGCGCGGGCGTTTTCGATGAGCGCCGACTTCGATGCGTCGAAAATCGAAGCCAATCTGAAGGACGGCGTATTGAAGCTGACGATACCGCGCCGCGACGAAGCGCGACCGCACCGGATCGAGGTGCGTACCGACTGAACGAACCATCGACATCGGCCAGCACCGACGCCAGGATTACCCCGCAGCGGGTGACGATCTGGCTCGCCGGGCCGTTAGCTCAATTGGTAGAGCAGCGGACTTTTAATCCGTTGGTTACTGGTTCGAATCCGGTACGGCCCATACGAGTTCCAGCTATCTGGCGCAGACGACAGGCAATACGCGCCTGCTTGCGAGTGCGAACTTCGTGGCGATGAAACGTCTTGCGTGCCCGGGCATCGTCCATGCTGAGTGATGTTC
The nucleotide sequence above comes from Paraburkholderia youngii. Encoded proteins:
- a CDS encoding NAD(P)/FAD-dependent oxidoreductase, translating into MSSLLNKEQGVVEDSYYEASVTRAQPHPPLQEKLNADVCVIGAGYAGLSCALELAESGFDVALLEAQRIGWGASGRNGGHAIVGFGDEGEDAIEHQCSREVARRAWDVSLEGMRLLEDRLVRFGIDCHYRRGYLTLAVSDRKAEQLMNWVRRTRDRYDYPLEWLGRTALDAHIASQRFAAGVYDAGSGHLHPLLYCLGLGEAARHAGVRIFENSAVSRLDRGARPAVKTAEGEVSCDRVVMAGNVYLGEFGDHPAPEIEARIMPVGTYMIATEPLTSARADALMPGRAAASDNNLILDYFRLSADHRLLFGAGETYDATTPRNLIDRMRRRMTGVFPQLADVNIEYAWGGFVDVTMNRAPDLGRIGDNLYYVQGFSGHGLVFAGMAGKILADAIGGDASRFDVFSRIRHRRFPGGKRLRTQALVLGMWYYKLRELI
- a CDS encoding PRC-barrel domain-containing protein, which translates into the protein MTRLDPHRTTGEAGARIVGGGVGEGPGPDVMSADTLDGNKVITTDGEHVGKISDIMLDVRGGRVAYAVLSEGGFLGMGDTLHAIPWNALTLDAAEKCFRVDITAQRIKDDPGFDKDHWPSMADPAWGTELHKYYNRRPYWSAPDTGDMPLGPMDV
- a CDS encoding cupin domain-containing protein; this translates as MIEPVEFLTTIDTACDGYRNEVLTTVNDHDVHISVMNAPYFWHIHPDSDETFIAIDGTLIIDFDDGQVELRRGQMLTVPAGMRHRTRPATERSINLTVERTNATTVRCDSPAD
- a CDS encoding Hsp20/alpha crystallin family protein, with protein sequence MSDLYFGADLFSEFDRLQRQMASLFGGFPSSIRSGRAGAFPQINIGSTDDSIEIVAFAPGVDPATLDVSLDKGLLTISGERASSQPETRGDDVRTYAQERFVGTFRRVVELPQNADPGKVSARYTNGCLMVSIGKSEASKPRAITVQ
- a CDS encoding Hsp20/alpha crystallin family protein codes for the protein MNDTTELARKDQTAVAQRDGDASQRRITLTPPVDIFEDSHGITLWADLPGVTRERLDVKVHDGNLYIEAEAMVPTPAELRLQHAEIRQPHFARAFSMSADFDASKIEANLKDGVLKLTIPRRDEARPHRIEVRTD